One Sediminibacillus dalangtanensis genomic region harbors:
- a CDS encoding YaiI/YqxD family protein, with protein sequence MKILVDADACPVKEITIKTAKKYSVPVTLVKSFSHFSSRDEQSGAESIYVDTGADSVDYRIMQLANKNDIIITQDYGLASLALGKGCIVLHHKGFPYHLSTIDEMLVMRHANAKARRSGKRTKGPKPLTAEDREKYQALLDTVLSEHTSGSSS encoded by the coding sequence ATGAAAATATTAGTAGATGCAGACGCTTGTCCCGTAAAAGAAATAACGATAAAGACCGCTAAAAAGTATTCCGTTCCTGTAACTCTCGTTAAAAGCTTTTCCCACTTCTCTTCTCGTGATGAACAAAGCGGTGCGGAAAGCATTTATGTCGATACCGGTGCAGATTCCGTAGACTACCGAATTATGCAATTGGCTAATAAAAATGACATTATCATCACACAAGACTACGGACTGGCATCCCTGGCTTTAGGTAAAGGATGTATTGTCCTTCACCATAAAGGCTTTCCATATCACCTATCCACTATAGATGAAATGCTGGTTATGCGCCATGCTAATGCGAAAGCCCGAAGAAGCGGGAAGCGGACAAAAGGGCCGAAGCCACTAACTGCAGAAGATAGGGAAAAGTATCAAGCTTTGCTGGATACAGTTTTAAGCGAGCATACGTCCGGTAGTTCTTCGTGA
- a CDS encoding BH0509 family protein, translated as MSQLVRENLMEQLWDLTTLHKDEVLKMTDEEVEYYHWLYLEESVYDLM; from the coding sequence ATGAGCCAACTAGTGAGAGAAAATCTGATGGAACAATTATGGGATTTAACAACTTTGCACAAAGATGAAGTGTTGAAAATGACCGATGAAGAAGTCGAGTACTATCACTGGCTCTATCTTGAAGAATCCGTTTACGATCTTATGTAA
- a CDS encoding CvfB family protein — protein MSEILPGSIQQAEVQNSVTDGFLVSIGKETLLLPEADTELQKGQEIEVFIYQDKKGKLLATKNIPEARLDSYGWAQVVEVVENLGAFVNIGIPKEILVSSDDLPLLKKVWPVSGDNLFVSLDIDKKGRLLAKPINEADVMAELVPASSDLLQNQVTGRVYRSTKAGSFVLSEEGYRGFIHPHERKKEPRIGETVTGRVIDVKDDGTINVSLLPLKQEGMKDDAENIIEYMEKNDGAMPFSDKSNPEAIRETFHISKSAFKRALGKLIKENKVQQKDGKTYMI, from the coding sequence ATGAGCGAGATACTACCGGGCTCTATCCAACAGGCAGAAGTTCAAAACTCAGTGACAGACGGGTTCTTAGTAAGCATTGGAAAAGAAACCCTATTACTGCCGGAAGCAGATACCGAGCTACAAAAAGGGCAAGAGATAGAAGTGTTTATTTATCAAGATAAAAAAGGGAAACTTCTGGCAACTAAAAATATTCCCGAGGCCAGACTTGATTCCTACGGCTGGGCGCAAGTAGTAGAAGTAGTAGAAAATCTAGGTGCATTTGTCAATATAGGTATTCCGAAAGAAATTCTGGTTTCCAGTGATGATTTGCCTTTGTTAAAGAAAGTGTGGCCAGTTAGCGGCGACAATTTGTTTGTCAGCCTCGATATCGATAAAAAAGGGCGTTTGCTGGCAAAACCAATTAATGAAGCGGATGTAATGGCCGAATTGGTTCCGGCTTCTTCAGACCTCTTACAAAATCAAGTGACGGGAAGAGTGTATCGCTCAACGAAAGCTGGTTCTTTTGTCCTCTCCGAAGAAGGATACAGAGGGTTTATTCATCCTCATGAAAGAAAAAAAGAGCCTCGAATAGGAGAGACGGTTACCGGACGTGTCATCGATGTGAAGGATGACGGCACTATCAATGTCTCTTTGCTGCCACTGAAACAAGAAGGAATGAAAGATGATGCCGAAAATATTATAGAGTATATGGAAAAAAACGATGGAGCAATGCCATTTAGTGATAAAAGTAATCCCGAGGCAATCAGGGAAACCTTTCACATTAGTAAGTCCGCTTTTAAACGGGCACTTGGAAAACTAATTAAAGAGAATAAAGTACAGCAAAAAGACGGTAAAACATACATGATATAG
- a CDS encoding Spo0E family sporulation regulatory protein-aspartic acid phosphatase — MQIKELEKEIRFLQIRLYQVKDTDNYSNGAILQLNQKLDKIILYYQKIIRNMEK, encoded by the coding sequence ATGCAGATAAAAGAATTAGAAAAAGAAATTCGATTTCTGCAAATCCGATTGTATCAAGTAAAGGATACAGATAATTATTCCAACGGAGCGATCCTGCAACTTAACCAAAAACTAGATAAAATAATCCTTTATTACCAAAAAATCATACGAAATATGGAAAAATGA
- a CDS encoding ATP-binding protein has product MKDFTQYIQESKAACKSIYGMSPEEIPFLKVGLTKEQLQQKQNKYGKVLSIVKEFMIKLIKYMDGVPTLIVTTDAEGYVLEIFGDTGIKQMVDSLGITIGGRFDEKDVGTNSVSLALKHGEPIGLIGDDHFHDCLAGVACYSAPFSYSDSNQLAGTVSIMTLVDYSNQFHLGLLSSAVDTIEGEIRLQEQNHKLYLLNQVLINSAPLGIIMTDDSGGILEYNPGAEEILGIPKEEVIPKGIAGIKGLSEYVMKALQKQEKVENTETTLIDHKNGLERICLVDVLPLYDNFHRLTGAFAQFRDMTSYHELQKQVIQSEKLSAVGKLGAGFAHEIRNPLASIIGLVQLLRENNEHNKYLQIITDELERMKTLVNQFVLLGKPTKLQKMNSEVVQLIRNTVDLMNSNARLNKIQIEFVSEEDELFAPIDESQVKQVLINFIKNAVEAMPDGGLLLVQLQVNKIDKEFRIIIHDEGEGMTPEEVESLGTPFFTTKERGLGMGIPICFDIVKAHNGSIEIESAKGRGTSIHLIFPLQNGMRRKKEDD; this is encoded by the coding sequence GTGAAGGACTTTACTCAATATATACAGGAGTCGAAAGCAGCGTGTAAAAGCATTTACGGGATGTCTCCAGAAGAAATCCCTTTTTTGAAGGTAGGACTGACAAAAGAACAATTACAGCAAAAGCAGAATAAATACGGAAAAGTGTTATCTATTGTAAAGGAATTTATGATAAAGCTTATTAAATATATGGATGGGGTGCCAACCCTTATTGTCACAACAGACGCAGAAGGGTATGTGCTAGAGATCTTTGGGGATACAGGCATCAAACAAATGGTCGATTCTTTAGGAATCACCATAGGGGGCCGTTTTGATGAAAAGGATGTAGGGACTAATTCCGTATCACTCGCTTTAAAGCATGGAGAACCGATCGGTCTCATTGGAGACGATCATTTTCATGATTGTCTAGCTGGGGTGGCCTGCTACTCTGCACCTTTTTCTTATTCAGACAGTAATCAGCTTGCAGGTACTGTCTCGATCATGACCTTGGTTGATTATTCCAATCAATTTCACTTAGGATTATTATCTTCTGCTGTTGATACTATTGAGGGGGAAATTCGTTTACAAGAGCAAAATCATAAGCTTTACCTACTTAATCAGGTCTTGATTAATTCAGCACCTCTAGGAATTATCATGACCGATGATAGTGGAGGAATACTGGAATACAATCCAGGCGCAGAAGAAATATTGGGGATACCCAAGGAAGAAGTTATCCCCAAGGGAATAGCGGGAATAAAAGGATTAAGTGAATATGTCATGAAAGCACTTCAAAAGCAAGAAAAAGTAGAAAATACAGAAACGACATTGATCGATCACAAAAATGGCCTTGAAAGAATATGTTTAGTGGATGTGCTTCCGTTATATGACAACTTCCATCGACTAACTGGTGCATTTGCTCAATTTAGAGATATGACCAGTTATCACGAACTGCAAAAACAAGTCATTCAATCGGAGAAACTGTCAGCCGTCGGAAAACTCGGGGCTGGCTTCGCTCATGAGATACGAAATCCGCTGGCAAGCATAATAGGCCTGGTGCAGCTTTTAAGGGAGAATAATGAACATAATAAGTATTTACAAATTATCACAGATGAACTCGAAAGAATGAAAACGCTAGTCAATCAGTTTGTTCTGCTAGGCAAGCCAACAAAGCTGCAAAAGATGAATAGTGAGGTTGTTCAGTTAATCCGTAACACCGTAGATTTGATGAACAGCAATGCACGCCTTAATAAAATACAAATTGAATTTGTTTCTGAGGAAGATGAATTGTTTGCGCCAATAGATGAGTCGCAAGTTAAGCAAGTGTTGATTAATTTTATTAAAAATGCTGTGGAAGCAATGCCGGATGGCGGACTTCTTTTGGTTCAATTGCAGGTTAATAAGATAGATAAGGAATTTCGGATCATTATTCACGACGAGGGAGAAGGAATGACTCCAGAAGAGGTTGAAAGTCTGGGCACTCCGTTTTTTACAACAAAAGAAAGGGGACTAGGCATGGGAATCCCGATTTGTTTTGATATTGTAAAAGCACACAATGGTTCCATTGAAATAGAGTCAGCCAAAGGAAGGGGGACCAGCATCCATTTGATTTTCCCGTTGCAAAACGGAATGAGGAGGAAAAAAGAGGATGATTAA
- a CDS encoding exosporium glycoprotein BclB-related protein — protein sequence MRRSNNSLPNDCFPEVCCPTGGSLCRAQGTRRPAVTRVIDSVVGPTGPTGPTGATGPTGPIGPTGATGPTGPIGPTGATGPTGPTGPAGVTGAPGAGAIIPYASGTPVVLTTVLGGLVGTTSLVGFGSSNTGVELLGTGQIDITGAGGTALNFAFSVPREGTITSIDAYFSTTASVDLIGDITINAQLYRSPDPATNIFDPIPETLVTLTPDITAPITIGEISRGSLDGLNVPVTEGDRLLLVFSATASGIELAGTVAGYASAGVAIS from the coding sequence ATGAGACGATCAAACAATTCTTTACCTAATGATTGTTTTCCAGAGGTTTGTTGTCCAACCGGAGGGTCGTTGTGCCGTGCCCAAGGAACCAGAAGACCAGCTGTCACCAGGGTTATAGATTCAGTGGTTGGACCTACCGGGCCTACTGGACCTACTGGTGCAACCGGACCCACCGGGCCTATCGGACCTACTGGTGCAACCGGACCTACCGGGCCTATCGGACCTACTGGTGCAACCGGGCCTACTGGACCTACTGGGCCCGCTGGTGTGACAGGTGCTCCAGGTGCGGGTGCAATTATACCTTATGCGTCTGGAACGCCAGTAGTTCTGACTACAGTACTCGGCGGACTGGTAGGTACAACCAGTCTTGTCGGATTTGGTTCTAGTAACACGGGAGTGGAACTCCTAGGTACTGGGCAAATTGATATCACCGGAGCAGGAGGAACTGCATTAAATTTTGCTTTTTCCGTTCCTCGTGAAGGAACAATAACTTCGATAGACGCCTACTTTAGTACCACGGCATCTGTAGACCTGATAGGTGATATAACCATTAATGCCCAATTGTACCGCTCCCCGGATCCCGCGACAAATATATTCGATCCAATTCCGGAAACATTGGTTACTTTAACCCCAGATATAACTGCCCCAATAACGATTGGAGAAATCAGCAGAGGATCCTTGGACGGACTGAATGTTCCGGTTACTGAAGGTGACCGTTTATTACTAGTATTTTCGGCAACAGCTTCGGGAATCGAACTGGCCGGTACAGTTGCTGGTTATGCAAGTGCTGGAGTAGCCATTAGTTGA
- a CDS encoding YfcC family protein translates to MALSENKKEKTISNKKKRWEMPDTYVILFLVLLAGVLATYLVPSGTFERETVDDVERVIPGTYTQVDSSWLSPMDIFTSIQMGMVQSADIIFMVLFTGGAFEIIERSGALRGAINSAVRLTRGKEFWMIAIVSTLFAVGGAVGAVANAVIAFVAIGVIIARTLRLDPIVAVAITFGANFAGFNVGFINPYTVGIAQNIADLPMFSGALFRIIVFVIILSLTIWYTWRYAKKIMKDPSKSIIGVYQDDEETQSLTEAFTLRHKILLGFVGLGLGFFVYASIQLGWTINHMAAFFVLIGIVSGIIAGMHYNTIAVTFLQGTQKLVYGALVVGLARAVIVVLEDGQVLDTIVHALSVPLESLPSVLAAIGMFISSAFLNFLVNSGSGQAMISMPMLAPLADMVGVTRQVAVQAFQFGDGLTNSIFPTSGILMASLAVANVPWTKWLKFIFPLFIAWVVIAIIMLTIGVMINWGPF, encoded by the coding sequence ATGGCATTATCAGAAAACAAAAAGGAGAAAACAATCAGCAACAAGAAAAAAAGATGGGAAATGCCAGATACTTATGTCATTTTGTTTTTGGTTTTATTGGCTGGTGTACTAGCTACATATCTGGTTCCATCCGGGACTTTTGAAAGGGAAACGGTGGATGATGTAGAAAGAGTCATTCCCGGTACCTACACGCAGGTAGATAGTTCTTGGCTGAGTCCAATGGATATTTTCACTTCAATTCAGATGGGGATGGTTCAATCCGCTGATATTATTTTTATGGTTTTGTTCACAGGCGGTGCATTTGAAATTATTGAGCGTTCCGGTGCTTTGCGCGGTGCTATCAATAGTGCTGTCCGTCTTACCCGTGGAAAGGAATTTTGGATGATTGCGATTGTATCGACACTGTTTGCGGTTGGTGGCGCTGTCGGCGCAGTAGCAAATGCTGTAATTGCTTTTGTAGCAATAGGGGTGATCATTGCCAGAACGCTAAGACTTGATCCGATTGTGGCAGTAGCTATCACGTTTGGAGCCAACTTTGCGGGCTTCAATGTAGGTTTTATCAATCCTTATACAGTAGGAATTGCACAGAATATAGCAGATTTGCCGATGTTTTCAGGGGCTTTGTTCCGTATTATCGTTTTTGTTATCATATTATCACTGACTATCTGGTACACATGGCGGTACGCTAAGAAAATCATGAAAGATCCCTCTAAGAGTATTATTGGAGTCTACCAAGATGATGAGGAAACGCAAAGCCTCACAGAAGCGTTCACTCTCCGTCATAAGATCCTCTTAGGTTTTGTTGGATTGGGATTAGGATTTTTTGTTTATGCTTCGATACAATTGGGATGGACGATCAACCATATGGCTGCATTCTTTGTGCTCATCGGAATTGTTTCCGGAATAATAGCTGGCATGCATTACAATACAATTGCCGTTACTTTCTTACAAGGGACTCAAAAATTGGTTTATGGAGCATTGGTTGTCGGCTTGGCCAGAGCTGTCATAGTTGTACTTGAAGATGGACAAGTTCTCGATACAATCGTTCATGCTTTGTCCGTTCCGCTAGAAAGCCTTCCTTCCGTATTGGCTGCGATAGGCATGTTTATTTCCAGTGCCTTTCTAAACTTTCTAGTAAACTCCGGGAGTGGCCAGGCGATGATCTCCATGCCGATGCTGGCGCCGCTAGCGGACATGGTTGGAGTGACAAGGCAGGTCGCTGTTCAGGCTTTTCAGTTCGGAGATGGTCTAACGAACAGCATCTTCCCGACCTCTGGTATCCTGATGGCCAGTCTTGCAGTAGCAAACGTGCCTTGGACGAAATGGCTGAAATTCATTTTTCCATTGTTTATTGCCTGGGTCGTTATCGCCATCATTATGCTCACGATTGGCGTTATGATCAACTGGGGACCATTTTGA
- a CDS encoding TraB/GumN family protein, with protein MEEQNITRVQVNDKEIILIGTAHVSKHSAEQVKEVIEAERPDAVCIELDEQRYQSINEGSKWTDTNIFHIIKEKKATLLLMNLAISSFQKRMAKQFGINAGQEMIQGIESAKEIDAELVLADRNIQTTFSRIWHGVGFWGKAKLMMQVVYSIFSNESITEEELEKMKSQDMLDSMLHDFTENFPRLKVPLIDERDQYLSQKIKEAPGKKVVAVLGAAHVPGITKEIHKDHDLDQLRKQPPKSKLPKLIGWMIPILIIALIAYTFIANPAAGAQQTISWVLWNGSFSALGTALALGHPLAILTAFVAAPITSLNPMIAAGWFAGFVQALIRKPKVGDFETLSEDVLHVKGFWNNKVTRILLIIVLANIGSSLGTVIGGADVIRLFFENI; from the coding sequence ATGGAAGAACAAAATATTACAAGGGTCCAGGTTAACGACAAAGAAATCATATTGATCGGCACTGCACATGTTTCTAAACACAGTGCTGAACAAGTAAAAGAAGTAATAGAAGCAGAGAGGCCTGATGCTGTTTGTATCGAACTGGATGAACAAAGATATCAATCCATCAATGAAGGCAGTAAATGGACAGATACCAACATATTTCATATCATAAAAGAGAAAAAAGCAACTTTACTGTTAATGAATTTGGCAATCTCTTCCTTTCAAAAGCGCATGGCCAAGCAATTCGGTATAAATGCTGGGCAGGAAATGATTCAAGGTATTGAATCGGCAAAAGAGATCGATGCAGAGCTTGTTTTAGCAGACCGGAATATTCAAACAACTTTTTCCCGGATTTGGCATGGTGTAGGTTTTTGGGGTAAGGCTAAATTGATGATGCAGGTTGTTTACAGTATTTTTAGCAATGAGTCCATTACAGAGGAAGAACTAGAAAAAATGAAGTCGCAGGATATGCTCGATTCCATGCTCCATGACTTTACAGAGAATTTCCCGCGTTTGAAAGTCCCTTTGATAGATGAACGTGACCAATATCTTTCCCAAAAAATAAAAGAGGCACCTGGTAAAAAGGTCGTCGCGGTCCTTGGTGCTGCTCATGTGCCCGGGATTACAAAAGAAATCCACAAGGACCATGATTTAGACCAGTTAAGGAAACAGCCGCCTAAATCAAAGCTTCCAAAACTAATTGGCTGGATGATTCCCATTTTGATCATCGCCTTGATCGCTTATACATTCATTGCTAATCCTGCTGCCGGTGCCCAGCAAACAATTAGCTGGGTATTATGGAATGGCTCCTTTTCTGCTTTAGGCACAGCCTTGGCACTTGGCCACCCGCTCGCAATTTTAACTGCGTTCGTGGCTGCGCCGATTACTTCATTAAACCCAATGATTGCCGCCGGCTGGTTCGCGGGATTCGTACAAGCGCTGATACGGAAGCCAAAGGTAGGCGATTTTGAAACGTTGTCGGAAGACGTGCTTCATGTGAAAGGATTTTGGAACAATAAGGTCACAAGGATATTATTGATTATCGTTTTAGCCAATATCGGAAGCTCGTTAGGAACCGTCATCGGAGGGGCTGATGTCATCCGCTTGTTCTTCGAAAACATATAG
- a CDS encoding LAGLIDADG family homing endonuclease has product MYKEGYSTSEIGKAANVTPRYVRTILRANDVQLRPRGSWKRKYSLNQDYFKTWSNNMAYILGFFAADGNLPKETQTVSFSQKDPAILEKIKKEVNSNQPLYKNDKTGVYVLNLNSKVMKHDLMKIHGFQPNKSAILEFPTVPEPYIHHFIRGYFDGDGYVNHEKFEVVFVGGSAQFMQRLKNILTSQNLNTTLRDYNQYIRVYLRGRKTIKHFAEWIYDGGELYLQRKYKIFATERRHSSMLQDRIKKNTKQAVRNRKQKFLVNYQHSKNIEQACNYSGIVKSTFYGWLKSDSAFRKNIHDIASSNRFLKEEQSVYYSYIGNK; this is encoded by the coding sequence ATGTATAAAGAGGGGTATAGCACATCAGAGATTGGAAAAGCAGCCAATGTTACACCAAGATATGTCAGGACCATTCTTCGTGCTAATGATGTGCAATTAAGGCCGAGAGGGAGTTGGAAACGGAAGTACTCGCTTAATCAAGATTATTTCAAAACGTGGTCAAATAACATGGCCTATATTTTAGGCTTCTTCGCCGCTGACGGAAACCTCCCGAAAGAAACCCAAACAGTAAGCTTTTCACAAAAAGATCCTGCAATCCTGGAAAAGATCAAAAAAGAAGTAAACTCCAATCAACCACTTTATAAAAATGATAAAACAGGTGTCTATGTCCTGAATCTAAACAGCAAAGTAATGAAACACGACTTAATGAAGATTCATGGATTTCAGCCAAATAAATCAGCTATATTGGAGTTTCCGACAGTGCCAGAACCGTACATCCACCATTTTATCCGCGGTTACTTTGATGGGGATGGTTACGTAAATCATGAAAAATTCGAAGTAGTGTTTGTTGGAGGTTCCGCACAGTTTATGCAAAGACTAAAGAATATATTAACATCTCAGAACTTGAATACAACCTTACGAGATTATAATCAGTATATCCGGGTGTATTTAAGAGGTAGAAAAACCATTAAGCATTTTGCTGAATGGATTTACGACGGAGGAGAGTTGTACTTACAAAGAAAATATAAGATATTTGCTACTGAACGTCGACATTCCAGCATGCTGCAGGACAGAATCAAGAAAAACACGAAGCAAGCAGTAAGAAATAGAAAACAAAAGTTTTTGGTTAACTATCAACATTCCAAAAACATAGAGCAAGCTTGTAACTATAGCGGGATAGTAAAAAGCACTTTTTATGGATGGTTGAAAAGTGATTCAGCTTTCCGGAAAAACATACATGATATTGCCAGCAGTAACAGGTTCCTGAAAGAGGAGCAATCCGTATATTACTCATACATTGGAAATAAGTAG
- a CDS encoding glycosyltransferase family 4 protein: MKIAIITETFLPSTDGVVTRLTEAIKYLRKLNHEVVVIAPDLGVYEYKGAVVEGVKTTTMPFYRYRPFSLPQKKVKRILEKYQPDLVHVVNPALVGAAGVHYAEKLGFPLIASYHTHVPKYLDYYKLYRPLKPIFWSYFRKLHNKAELNLCTSETIQKELQEKEFFNVHVWKRGVDIEKYHPDHYSETMRKRLTNNQKDKKLLLFVGRLAIEKEIHKLKPLLESREDICLAIVGDGPAREELEQVFKGTNTLFTGFMHGQELSEAFASADAFVFPSITETLGLVILESMASGLPVIAAESGPTMEQIDHGQTGLLFENENTESLIQTLKHLEKPEELKQMKRNARLEAEKFSWEKPSQQLMQFYEQTLQMHQIGTMQFRESQEENL; this comes from the coding sequence TTGAAAATAGCAATCATTACAGAAACCTTTTTACCATCCACTGATGGCGTGGTTACCAGGCTGACAGAGGCAATCAAATACTTGCGAAAACTGAACCACGAAGTAGTAGTGATAGCGCCTGATTTGGGAGTGTACGAGTATAAAGGGGCAGTGGTGGAAGGAGTCAAAACCACCACAATGCCTTTTTACCGTTATCGTCCCTTTTCACTGCCGCAAAAAAAGGTAAAAAGAATACTGGAAAAATACCAGCCGGATTTAGTGCACGTTGTCAATCCTGCACTGGTGGGAGCAGCTGGAGTTCATTATGCGGAAAAACTAGGTTTTCCACTAATTGCTTCTTACCATACACATGTTCCGAAATACTTGGATTATTATAAATTGTATCGGCCACTAAAGCCGATCTTTTGGAGTTATTTCAGGAAACTGCACAACAAAGCGGAGTTAAACCTGTGTACTTCAGAGACGATACAAAAAGAGTTGCAGGAAAAAGAATTTTTCAATGTTCATGTGTGGAAGAGAGGAGTGGATATTGAAAAATACCATCCTGATCATTACAGTGAAACAATGCGGAAAAGGTTGACGAATAACCAGAAAGACAAAAAGCTGCTACTGTTTGTCGGACGGCTGGCGATTGAGAAAGAAATTCATAAATTAAAACCATTATTAGAATCCCGTGAGGATATTTGTTTGGCCATTGTAGGGGATGGTCCTGCCAGAGAAGAGTTGGAGCAGGTGTTTAAAGGGACAAATACATTGTTCACTGGCTTTATGCATGGGCAAGAACTTTCTGAAGCATTCGCAAGTGCAGACGCGTTTGTATTTCCGTCTATAACGGAAACGCTAGGGTTGGTTATTTTGGAATCAATGGCTTCAGGGCTACCAGTAATTGCTGCGGAAAGTGGTCCGACGATGGAACAAATCGATCATGGCCAAACTGGTTTATTGTTTGAAAATGAAAATACTGAAAGTTTGATCCAGACGCTAAAACATTTGGAAAAACCGGAAGAACTGAAGCAAATGAAAAGGAACGCCCGGTTGGAAGCAGAAAAGTTCAGTTGGGAAAAACCTTCTCAGCAATTGATGCAGTTCTATGAGCAAACGCTGCAAATGCATCAAATCGGAACCATGCAATTTAGAGAGTCGCAGGAAGAAAATTTATAA
- a CDS encoding NAD-dependent epimerase/dehydratase family protein translates to MRIIVAGGDGFCGWPTALYLSKQGHEVSIVDNLVRRKIDDELHSNSVTPIATLEDRVAKWKELTGKEIKTFVGDLNHYDFLAEVFKQTEPDAFVHFAEQRSAPYSMIDREHAVYTQSNNVIGNLNVLYAIREFAPECHLIKLGTMGEYGTPNIDIEEGYLEIEHNGRKDKLPYPKQPGSFYHLSKVHDSHNIMFACKIWGIRATDLNQGVVYGLHTEETEMDPVLANRLDYDGVYGTALNRFIIQAATGHDLTVYGTGGQTRAFLNIKDTVRCVEIAAEHPADKGEFRVFNQFTEYFSVQDLAEKVQKVAGETGLKTEVSHIDNPRVELEQHYYHAVNTKLRDLGLEPNLLTDEVIKGILTAALEHKDRVIKENVLPSISWK, encoded by the coding sequence ATGAGAATTATAGTAGCTGGAGGAGATGGCTTTTGTGGTTGGCCGACTGCTTTATATCTTTCGAAGCAAGGCCACGAAGTATCGATTGTTGATAACCTGGTGAGGAGAAAAATAGACGACGAATTACACTCTAATTCCGTCACTCCGATTGCCACATTGGAAGATCGGGTGGCAAAGTGGAAAGAGTTGACCGGGAAAGAGATAAAAACGTTTGTCGGTGACTTGAACCACTATGATTTCCTAGCCGAAGTATTTAAACAGACGGAGCCTGATGCATTTGTACATTTCGCGGAACAGCGTTCTGCTCCTTATTCCATGATAGATAGAGAACACGCTGTCTACACACAGTCAAATAACGTGATAGGCAACTTGAATGTCTTGTATGCAATTAGAGAATTTGCACCAGAATGCCACTTGATCAAGCTTGGCACAATGGGAGAATACGGTACACCGAATATCGACATTGAAGAAGGGTACTTGGAAATCGAACACAACGGAAGGAAAGACAAGCTGCCATATCCGAAACAGCCTGGTTCTTTCTATCATTTGTCAAAAGTACATGACAGTCATAATATCATGTTTGCCTGCAAAATTTGGGGCATTCGAGCCACTGATTTAAATCAAGGCGTTGTTTATGGTCTACATACAGAGGAAACGGAAATGGATCCTGTGCTTGCCAACCGGCTTGATTACGATGGAGTCTATGGAACGGCTCTGAATCGTTTTATCATCCAGGCGGCAACCGGCCATGACTTAACTGTTTATGGAACGGGCGGACAAACTCGAGCCTTCTTGAATATTAAAGATACCGTAAGATGTGTTGAAATTGCAGCTGAGCACCCTGCGGATAAGGGTGAGTTCAGAGTGTTCAACCAATTCACAGAATACTTTTCCGTCCAGGATTTAGCAGAAAAAGTTCAGAAAGTGGCAGGAGAGACGGGGTTGAAAACAGAAGTTTCCCATATTGATAATCCACGGGTAGAATTAGAGCAACATTATTACCATGCTGTCAACACGAAGCTTCGTGATTTGGGATTAGAACCGAATTTACTGACAGATGAGGTTATCAAGGGAATCTTGACTGCTGCGCTTGAACACAAAGACCGTGTAATAAAAGAAAACGTACTACCATCAATTTCTTGGAAATAG